A part of Paraburkholderia azotifigens genomic DNA contains:
- a CDS encoding D-ribose ABC transporter substrate-binding protein, translated as MKASKRWLALALTTMAVVGASGAAQAANLIAIITPSHDNPFFKAEADTANARAKSLGYDTIVLVHDDDANKQSNLVDTAIARGAKAIILDNAGSEASIAAVKKAKAAGIPSFLIDREINATGIAVSQIVSNNYQGAQLGGRAFVKALGEKGNYVELVGREADINAGIRSKGYHDVIDQFPGMKLVERQSANWSQTEAYRVMETILQSHPDIKGVIAGNDTMAMGASAALKAAKRADVIVVGFDGSNDVRDAIMRNDIRATVLQPAAQAATEAVDQADKYMKTGSTGKPEKQLINCSLITRANAGKLDMFALR; from the coding sequence ATGAAAGCATCGAAGCGGTGGCTCGCGCTCGCGTTGACTACCATGGCCGTCGTTGGCGCGAGCGGCGCCGCTCAGGCGGCGAATCTGATCGCCATCATTACGCCCTCGCACGACAACCCGTTCTTCAAGGCGGAAGCCGATACCGCGAACGCGCGCGCGAAGTCGCTCGGCTACGACACGATCGTCCTCGTCCACGACGACGACGCCAACAAGCAATCCAATCTCGTCGATACGGCCATCGCGCGCGGCGCGAAGGCGATCATTCTCGACAACGCCGGTTCCGAAGCGTCGATCGCCGCCGTCAAGAAAGCGAAGGCGGCGGGCATTCCATCGTTCCTGATCGACCGCGAAATCAACGCGACGGGCATTGCCGTGTCGCAGATCGTGTCGAACAACTATCAGGGCGCGCAGCTCGGCGGGCGCGCGTTCGTGAAGGCGCTGGGCGAGAAGGGCAACTATGTGGAACTCGTCGGGCGTGAAGCGGACATCAACGCGGGTATCCGCTCGAAGGGTTATCACGACGTGATCGACCAGTTCCCGGGCATGAAGCTGGTCGAGCGGCAGTCGGCGAACTGGAGCCAGACGGAAGCGTATCGCGTGATGGAGACCATTCTGCAGAGCCATCCGGACATCAAGGGCGTGATTGCGGGCAACGACACGATGGCGATGGGTGCGTCGGCAGCGCTGAAGGCGGCGAAGCGTGCCGATGTGATCGTCGTCGGCTTCGACGGCAGCAACGATGTGCGCGATGCGATCATGCGCAACGACATTCGCGCGACCGTTCTGCAACCCGCCGCGCAGGCCGCGACGGAAGCCGTCGATCAGGCCGACAAGTACATGAAGACGGGCTCGACAGGCAAGCCGGAGAAGCAGTTGATCAACTGCTCGCTGATTACCAGGGCGAACGCCGGCAAGCTCGATATGTTCGCGCTGCGCTAA
- a CDS encoding ketopantoate reductase family protein, translated as MKIAVMGAGAIGCFAGGLLARAGHDVTLVGRQNHVSAIRRDGLRFESAAFDEFIQVDACTDASGIAGAELILFCVKSTDTEEAAAAIKPYVSPSAVIVTLQNGVDNAERVRSIISCEVLAAAVYVGSEMPGAGHIRHNGGGDLIVEPGQASDRLARILSAAGIATTISANVRGALWEKLMLNCAYNAVSALVQLPFGELCRRGGAAVASAMQDIVAECIAVASADGVNMSRNVDETVARIMATIPAGQYSSTARDVAMNRPSEIDHLNGHIVRRGAALGVATPVNHLLLMMVRVIGKPAHPMPTA; from the coding sequence ATGAAAATAGCAGTAATGGGCGCCGGCGCGATAGGCTGCTTTGCAGGAGGCTTGCTTGCCAGAGCAGGGCACGACGTCACGCTGGTCGGGCGGCAGAATCATGTATCGGCAATCAGGCGTGACGGACTGCGGTTCGAATCGGCCGCTTTCGACGAGTTCATTCAGGTCGACGCATGCACCGATGCGTCCGGCATCGCGGGCGCGGAGTTGATTCTGTTCTGCGTCAAGTCCACCGATACGGAAGAAGCGGCTGCCGCGATAAAGCCCTACGTATCGCCGTCTGCCGTAATCGTCACGCTGCAAAACGGCGTCGACAATGCCGAACGGGTGCGCTCGATCATCAGTTGCGAGGTGCTGGCAGCCGCCGTCTACGTCGGATCCGAGATGCCGGGAGCAGGTCACATCCGGCACAACGGCGGCGGCGATCTGATCGTCGAGCCTGGTCAAGCCAGCGATCGTCTTGCCCGGATCCTGAGCGCCGCCGGCATCGCGACGACGATATCCGCGAACGTGCGCGGCGCGCTGTGGGAAAAACTCATGCTGAACTGCGCGTACAACGCAGTGTCGGCGCTCGTGCAACTGCCGTTCGGCGAACTGTGCAGGCGCGGCGGAGCCGCAGTTGCGTCGGCGATGCAGGACATCGTGGCGGAATGCATCGCGGTCGCGAGCGCGGACGGCGTGAACATGTCCCGCAATGTGGACGAGACAGTCGCCCGGATCATGGCGACGATTCCTGCCGGTCAATATTCGTCGACCGCACGTGACGTCGCGATGAACCGGCCGAGCGAAATCGACCATCTGAATGGCCATATCGTTCGACGCGGCGCGGCACTGGGCGTCGCGACGCCCGTCAATCATCTGCTGCTGATGATGGTGCGGGTGATCGGCAAACCGGCCCATCCGATGCCGACGGCCTGA